The sequence TTCGCTCGACGTCGACACGCGTAGCGACATCTACTCGCTCGGCGTCCTGCTCTACGAACTGCTTACCGAACAGACGCCGTTCGATCAGCGCCGGCTGCAAACGGCGTCGTTTGACGAAATGCGGCGGATGATTCGGGAGGAAGATCCACCGCGTCCCAGCGCTCGCTTGACCGCCAACAACGCGCTGGCCACCACGAAACAGGCGTCACGCAAGTTTCAGGGACGAAGTCTCGCCAGCGAGCTGAAGGGGGATCTCGACTGGGTCGTGATGAAGGCGCTCGAGAAGGATCGCCGGCGGCGCTACGAAACGGCCGCCGACATGGCGCACGACGTGCAGCGCGTGCTCGACCAACAACCGGTTATGGCCCGTCCGCCGTCGCAGTGGTATCGATTCACCCGCTTTGCGAGTCGCAACAAGACGGTCTTCGCGTCGACGGTGATCGTGCTTCTGGCGCTGGTCGTCGGGACGATCTTCAGCACCTGGCAAGCGGTGCGTGCGACAGTCGCCTGGAATCAAATCGAACAAGAGCGCGAGCGTCTGAAAGAGGCGAACGTGTTGCTCGATAGCGCTCGGGCGAACGCCGACGAGCAGCGCTGGCAATTGGCGCTCGACCAATACAGCAAAGCGACTGAGCTTTCGCCGAATCACTATCTGACGTGGTCGGGCAGGGGAGCGCTGCTGGCGCGACTGAACGCCTGGTCTCTCGCCGCAACCGATTATCGAACGGCGCTGGAACTGGGGGCTCCGGCCAACAATCCCGCCTGGTGGGGCGTGCCGCAGCTCTGTCGCTATGCTGGCGACCAAGAAGGTTACGACCTGGTCTGCGAGCAGTTGCGGCGCCAAGTCGATGCGACCGATCATGGTCAACTTGCGATGATCGTCCGCGGCTTGGCTCTCGAGTCGCGATCGGCGGATGAGATGAAGCCCCTCGCCGATCGGATGGACGAGATTCTGTTGGCGCATGAACTGGAAGAGTTCGATCCCTTCTTTAATCCCGACCGGGGACCGCGCGGTCCGATGGGAGATGGTCCTGGGGGGCCAAGGATGGGTTTCATGACTGGGCCTCCGCCGGGAGGTCCTGGCCCGGGTCGCGGTCCCGGAGGTGGTCCGGGCGGAGGACCGGGGGGCGGTCCGGGAATGATGCGTGAGATCGATACTTATGCCGCCGCGGCAGCCTACTATCGCGCCGGCGATTCCAAGCGAGCGATTGAATTGCTCTCGAACTTGGGACAGCGCGACGAATCGATGATGATCGAAGGTCTGGCCGCGCCGGTGATGGCGTTAGCGCTTCACGATCAAGGAGAAACGGAAAACGCCAAAAAATATTTGGCGATCGCGGACGCGTCGATCGAAGGGTGGCTGGAAGATTTGAAGGACTCGCCTGATCGGCAGAAGTATCCTTGGTTTGATTTTCTCGAGATTTATCTCTGGTACGACGAAGCGTCGCGCGCGATCGAGGGGCATGCTCCCGAAGTCAAAAAGCAGCTTCGCCAAGTCGAACTGCAAGCCGAGCGACAGTTGCACGTCAGCTCCAGCACTTCCCCTACCCCCAAGACGATGTAAGATCTTTGCCCGGTCGCTCCCCCAAAGTCGGCTCAGCGAAGTTTTTCCCAGAAGTGTGACACCCTTTCTCCGGTTTTCTCGCATTGGAAGTCGTTAGCGCGATGATGACCTCCAATTCAGCGCAGTGATGCGCAAAAGAGGCGATGGGAGATTTCGAACGCAATCTGGCAGAGCAAACGTCCTGCGCCAGGATCGATCTTGATCCTTTGGCGTCGCTGTTGACGTTTCTCAAACCGCAGTGCCTGGTGACGCACGTCTTGCCGCTGTCGGCTGGGCAAGCGTCGAACTGCGATCTCGACGGTCCAACGTTTCACTGCATTGTCGAAGGGGCGTGCCGACTGCAATCAGACGGCGCTGCGCCGCACGACCTGGAGCAGGGCGACTTTGTTCTACTCCTGCGTTCCGAACGCCCAACGCTGCGAGCGCTACGCGACAGGACATTACTCCTTTCGGGAACGATCCAATCGAGCGGACTCGACCTGACGCAGGCGCTTCCTGACATTCCCTCGATCTGCAAGTCGCGCATGGAGTCGAGAGAATCGCTTCAGTCGCAAGTCCTGCCGCTCGTGACCGACAAGCTGGTCACCGATCGCCAAGGAGGAATCGCGCTGGCCAACGTGATCTTGTCGCTGGTACTAACCGAGACGATTCGCGAAGAGTTGCGTTCGTTGCCGCTCGACGTCGCCAGCTGGCTCAGTGGTATGCAGGACGAAGCGCTCGGACCCGTTCTGTCGGCGATGCTGCGCGAACCGGAAGCGCCTTGGACGGTCGAGAAACTCGCGTCCGCTGGATGCATGTCGCGTTCGACCTTCGCTCGCCGTTTTCGCGAGGTCGTGGGAGAGTCCCCGATGGATGTACTTACGGCGATCCGGATGCGAATCGCGACCGATTTGCTGCAATCCTCGCACGGCCTGAAGTCGATCTCCCGGCAGTCGGGCTATGGATCGATCTCGGCGTTCACCTCCGCGTTTCGCAAACGGTACGGAATTACGCCGTCGCAGTTTCGCAAAAACAGCCTGATAAGAATGGGGTTTCGCGAACCGCTGGAAAGCGTGATCGACTGAAGCCAGCTTCGGGCTGGAACGCTCGCCGCGGGCAGCTATCATGACGATTGTCGTCTCCGCGGTTATCGTGGAGACCCTCATTCCGTCGTGACCAGGTTCGTATGACAACACCCGATGCGTCTCTCAGCGCCAGCATCTTGGCGATCATGTACTTCGGGGACATCGTCTTTTCGATCAGCGGCGCGTTGACCGCCGCGCGGTATCGTATGGACGTCTTCGGGTTCCTCTTGATCGGGACGACGACCGGCATCGGCGGCGGCACATTACGCGACTTGCTCCTCGGCCGCACGGTCTGGTGGACGCAGGATCCGACGGAACTGCTCCTGTGCGTCGCCGCCGCTTTGCTGACGTTTTTCTTTCTGCCTAGCGATATCGCGCGGCGCCGCGGATTGATCTGGGCCGATGCGTTAGGTCTCGCCGCATTTTGTGTGGTCGGCTGCAGCATCGCCCTGGAGTTCGGCTCGCCGCCGATCATCGCCGTTTTCATGGGACTGGTAACCGCTACCGGCGGCGGCGTCATTCGCGACGTCCTCGCCAACACGCAGCCGATGATCACCAGCGGTCAGCCCTACGCCGCTGCAGCTCTGTTGGGATCGTTGAGTTACGCCGTCTTGCGTTATCTGGCGATTCCAGAAATCGCCGCAGAAGTGATCGCGTTCGCCGCAGCATTTGGTTTGCGGGGTTCGGCGCTCCTCTTCGATATCCGCATGGGACCGCCAGGAGAATTTCTGAGAATTGGGAAGCCGGGCGGCGATCCCGCCGAGGAGGATTCTTCCTCCGGCTAGGGGCGTTTAGCGCCGTGAGAACCGCTTCAAGAAAAGACGATCGCCTGAAGAGAACTTCAGGCGATCGTTCGTCATTCTGATTGATTCGGTTCGCGTCAGCGATTCCGCTTACCAATGGCAGTGGTGTTGGTGGCAGCCGCCGTATCCTCCGTAGCCACCGTATCCGCCATAGCCGCCGCACGACGGGTAGGTCGGATAGTGGCAGTGGCCGTGGTAGGTCGGGTAGCAATTGCTTGGATAATATCCATGGTGGTGGTGGCCGCCGTGACCACCGTGGCCGCCGTAAGCATAGGCGTTGGTCGAGAAGCCCAGGGTGATGGCGATGACGGCTGCGATGGTGATTTTGGAAAGCGTGTTGAACATAACTGTTCTCCTGTGAGTCGGAAGTTTGTTGTTTTAAGGTTTGGTTCTCGCGATGACCTTCTGCACAGAGAACGCAGCCCCGCCGGCAACCGGACAGCCTGGGAAAAGTTTTTCGAAAAAAGAGAGGCCGCCTTCCGAAGAACCCCGGAAAAGCGGCCTGTTAGAGAGCGAAGAAAGCGGCTGCTATAGCCGGTTATTTCCCGTGCGTGAAGGCGATCCCCTCAAAGGTTTCCATCTTTTCGGCTAACTGCTTTTGCAGGCCATTGAGACGCTCCTGGACGACGCTCTCTGGATCTTCTCGGTCAATCGGCGATCCAAAACCCTTGTCCCGCTGCTCCACATGCACTCCCTCCGGATTGAGCCGCAGGACGGTCATGCCAGGGAGCGAGGGCCACTCGTCGCCGCTCGTCCAGAGAGACTCAAACTCCTCTAAATCGATCGGACCGCGTCGGCGGGCACAAAACAGGATCAACTCGGTTCCGTTCGGTCCGACCAGCGGCACGACTTCCGAGGTCTTCTCGGGAAAGGAGAGAAGCCTTGGTTTGCCTGCCGGCTCTAGTTGCCGCAGCAGTTCGACCTTTCCGTCGCTGCTGACAAGGAACAACGATCCGTAGCTGTCGGCAGGAAGTTTGGCTTCGACGCGCACGCGATCCCCATTTCGCAACGGAACGACTTCCGCAAGGCGATAGCTTCGCTCCGTATCCCAAACTTGCACATCCAAGGCTGGCTCAATCGTCGCTACCTTTTCCTCCCCATTCTTGTCTCCAGACTGCATGTCACGCGGCCACAAACCCCATGCCGACAACCCCGCCGTCAACAACAGCACGGCGGTGATCGCTGCGACCGCAAGCCAACCATGTTGGCTGTTTTTCTGCTCCAGATGCTGAACCAGCGCACTTGCGTTGGGGAAGCGGTCGTCCGGATTGGCGGACATCGCCTGTTCGCAGACGCGGGCAAGTCGCGGCGGGATAGTCGATTGGTATAACGGGGCGCGATCCCATTCCGCGGTCTGGCAGGCCATCCAGGCGGCATACTGGTCACGCATCGGATAGGGAGCTTTCCCGGTCAGCAGGAAATAGAGGACGCCCCCCAGCGAAAAGATATCGGAGCGGGGATCGAGCGAGTTTACCTCGCCGCGCGCCTGTTCGGGGGGCATATAGGCGAACGTCCCGAAGATCTTACCGTCAATGACGTCCTCAACCTTCCACGCATCCTGAAGCCACGAGAGGCCGAAGTCGATCAATTTCGGCTCCCCATGTTCGTCGATCAAAATATTGATCGGTTTGATGTCCAGGTGAACGATCCCTTTGCCATGTGCTGTAGAGAGAGCTTGGCCGATCTTTGCGACAATTGCGGCCGATTGCTGCGGCGAAGGGCGCTCACTACGCGCCCATTGCTGCAGCGTTCTCCCACGGACGAATTCCATCGCAATAAACGGGCGGTCCTCGTGAATGCCAAGGTCAAAAACCCGGACCAGGTTCGGGTGCGACAAGCTGGCCAGCAGTTTCGCCTCGTCTGATATATGGGGTGAGTCGTCCGGGGTCTGGTTCAGGGGGTGTTTGGCAAGCTTGATCACGACCTCACATTCCAAGGTTGGGTGCAAGGCGCGAAAGACGTCCGACTGGGAGCCGGAACCCAGATGGGAAACCACCACGTAGCGACCGATCCGTTCTGGCAACGGTTGATCCGATTCGACGATCGGCGCCGGCTGGGGATTTCCTTGATAGAGTTCGGTTTCGTCATCCGGCATCGAGAGGGCCTCGTGCAGATCGAGCTGGCGCCGTAGCGCCTCCGCGTATCGAGGGTAGCGCTGAATGAACTCCTCAGCGGCCGGGGGCCCCTCGTATTGCTCCCGCAGAACGTACTCGGCGTAAATGATGTCGACTTCCCCTTCGTCCGTCAGGCCAGCCAGGTAAAACGGGGTGAGATAGTCATTGGCCGAGACCGACTCTCCTTGGCTGCGCCGTCGATGCATTTCGGACCAGATCCAGCCGACCCGTTTGTCGGGCGGGATCGGGCAGACGTCGCCGCTGGGGGGCGTCGCGGATGCGTTCTGAAGATCGGAAATGGGCTGGGAGGGATTTCCTTGGGGACGCATGGCACTTCCTTCGTTGGGGGACGAACTCATCGGTTAAGTCTCCCTGCCACAAAACCGCCGTTGGTCGTTGGATCTTTGCAAATCGCCAGAAACTCGGACCATTTACGCCCAGGTCGCCGGAAAACGGACGCCACGAATGCGTTAACAGGGAAGAACACTGTTAGAAACGCAGCCCTGGCGAAATGCGGACGCTGGAAAAGGAGCGGAAAGCCGTAGTTTGGCGATCGCTCCGCCATTGTCAAGGAAATGCCCCCTGCGCCGGCAAGAGAAGAGCCCTTACGCGGCGTTTTCCCATCGGCGCTGAGACTGATCCGCGGCATCCACCAATTCCTTATTAGCTGAGCTTAGGGAGTGGGGAGCGCAGCGGAAGGGCTGATGTCGGCGTCCGAGTCGGATTCAAGGCTATCGGACGCACGCTTGGCGTCCCAGGCCGCGATCCACTCCAACGGAATGAACGAGCAGCAAGCGATGATCATCGTCACGCCGAACGCCAACAGCCCCATCATCAGGGCGATGCCGCCGTGCAATCCAACTGCCGTGATTAGATAAAACGGCCGCAGCTTGGGATTCCAGATCAATAGCGCAAAGCTACATTCGTAGAACAGCGTGCCGACCACCAGGATCAAACTGAGCGTGACGACCGCAAAGTCTCCCAAGTGTGCGACGGGTCGCAGGTCGAGCAGATGAATTTCGTTCGACATGACGACCTGCCAGACAGCCGTTCCATCCCACCACGAATCTCCTTGCAGCTTCGCCAGGCCGGCACACAGGTAGATGACGCAAAGATGGAGTTGAATGCATCGCAGCGCGAAATTTGCGCCGACCGACTCGGTTGGCAGCGAATCGACGGAGCTCTTCCGCCAGTTCCGCCGCAACCAGGCGTCTACCGAGAAACGAGCGCCGCAGGGTGCGATCAGCAAATAGAGGAGCAGCATCGCCAGCACATTGTCGACGCCGTAATGAAAAATAAAGGCGCGATGGATGACGCTGATATGTCCGATCAGCACCAGCAGGTTACTGACGCGGGTAAACAGGCCTGCCGTATAGAATGCGATTATGACCAGAAAGAGGCCGTATAGGGAGAGCGACGCCTGCGGCGAACTGACGTAGTGCCAGAGCGACGGAGTCCAGGCGTTGACGATCGCGAATCCTTCTTCGTCCGGCTGCATCAACTCGCCGACCGCTTGCTGGTCGATCCAAGCGCTAGGGCCGATCAGATCCAAGGCCTGCGAAAATGAGGTGCCGTACACGTACAGCAAAACCAATCCAACAGCGATGCGCATTCCGCAAACGAGGCGGACGTCGGCCGGCGAAAACCAAAACCAGTCCCAACCCGAGATCGCATCTCGCAACCAGGTGACGACGGTCGAAAACAGGGAGCGGATCATCACTCGCACTCTTTGTTGAACTGAGATATTGGAATTCAGGGACCGATTGCGGTCGCCCATTTCGGCGGACCGCAATTTGTGACAGACATTTTCGCTCCGCCGGATGACGAACATCCAGCGGAGCAGGTCGTTGTCAGGGACGATCGGCCGTCCAATTACGGATGGTAGTGTCCATGGCCGCCGTGATAGTGGCCGCCATGGCCGCCACCATAACCACCACCGTAGCCGCCCCCATATCCGCCACCGTACGGACGATAGCCACCGCCATAAGGTCGGTAACCGCCACCGTAGCCACCGCCGTAACCGCCCCCATATCCGCCGTGCGAATTGTAGTGGTTGTGGTAGTGCCCACCGCCGTAGCCGCTATGGTGCGACTGACCGTGGACGACGTTCCCGACTCCCTTGAAAATCGCATTCAAGATGTCGGCTGCGTCATTGTGGCCGCGGCTCTGACCTTCCAGCGAACGGAGCGTACTGACGATCGAATTGCCTTCGGCGCCTGGCTCGGCGACGGCGCCTTGCGCGGTCGAGATATGCTGCTTGACGTACTTGCGCTGCTTTTCGCTCAAGCCGGTAAATTTGTCGATCTCCTTCGAGATCTTTTCGAGTCGTTCCGAGTCGTGCAGCAGGCGGGCCGATTCGACTTCATTCATCAAGATGCCGTACATGGCGAATTCGTCAGGCGAGCTGTCGGCGACCGACATTGAGAGCCCCGGCTCTTCGGCGCGGCTTTCGCCGGCGGTCAATTTGGCGGCGGCGACCTGTTGCCCCAGATCGGCGTAGCCATATTTCTTCGCAGCCGCTTCGATTCGTTCCAACGTTTTAACGTCGCCGCTTTTGCTTGCAATGTTCGCGGCTAACGCGAGCGTGTCCTTCGCGCTGCCTGCCTTGTGAGGACGGAGCAAGATGCTCTCGCCGTACCCCAATTGCAGACCGACGTCGGTCAATACGGTAGCGTTCTTCGTAACGAACGCCTCCGGTAAGAGCGAAATGTCGACGTACTGAGCGAATGCCGGATCGTCGAGTTCTTCCGGCAAAACGAAGATATCCTCCATCATCTCTTCCTGCGCCACGGGAGGTTCGCCGGTCGGGGCGGCTGGCTCTTGCGCGTCGAGCAGTGCGAACGGCGAGATGGCCAATAGCGCTACCAGCCCTCCCGCGATCGCTAACTTGTAGGTGCGTTTCATTCGTGGATTCTCCTGTAACAACTTCAATCAACTGACCCGGTCAGAACGCCTGAGCGGTTTTGCCCTTTCTTGAATGGGGATTCAAGAAAAGAACGAGACATATCGGAACAAACGTTTTCTCTTGCGATAACGGACAGGAAAGCGAAAACAATTCACCCTAAGCCTTCGCCGCAACGATCGCCGATGGACCGTTTGACGATGCCTGAAATGGTCTTCTCCTTTCGGGGTTTCTCAAATTGGATGGAATACTAAAGCCGTAGGTAAGGATTTGCGTTCGATCTGCGCGTACGTTCCCCGCAATCACCGCGAAGCGTGAAAAATGAGACGGGTAAAGAAACGCGATCGAGCTCGTCTGAGACGATCAGGCGTCACCCGGAGGATTCGCTTTCGGCATGAAGTGCCGCTCGATTTCGCGACGGAGATCGGCCGGCGGCAGTTCTAGCCATTCTGGATGGGATTCAAGTGCGGTACGGATTCCTCCTGGTAGCGAAGCGATGTCGATGTTGTCCGCTGCCGCGGCCGGATTCGCTCCGCGCCGCGTCGCTTGCAAGATGCCGAACACGAGATTCGGCATCTCCACATTCCGAATTGCGATCGATTCAAAGCGATCGCCAGCCGGCGTAAAGTGGCCAGCCGCAATCGCCGTGTAAAGTCGTAAGTCGCCAAAAGCCATTCCGCTGCGAGCGTCCTGGGGCGTCATTGGATTGCCGGAGAGGAGATAGAACGAAACCGCTACGACCTTTTCGTCGTTAGGCGAGCTCTGCTGAAAGTCGCGGGCAAACCGCCGAGCTAACGAGCCGAGACAGATCTCCCCTTGCCGAGTCATCAAATAGCGACTGAAATCCGGGCCAGACGGTTCAATGCCTGCAGCGGCTGACGCCACGCCGCCAGAGCGAATGTACGGTTCGACGAGGCGGTTCTGACTTTCGTTGAACCATTGTCGCCAGACCTGACGTCCGGCGTCGGTTTCCATCGCGACGTACAAGACGCCGCCGCTACCGGGGTTTGGCGCGTAGAAATGCCATGGGGCGTCCAATTGCAGGGGACGCAAGTAATGGCAAGTCTGGGCGTGCGCGTAAGCCAACGGCTCCGGCGCTGGATGCGAATGCGTGCCGATGCCGAAGCCCGCGAGTAACACCGCGGCGAAATGAGCCAGGATGACGACGCTAACAAAAACCTTAAGGATTCGTCGCAGCGTTGGAGATTTCATGATCGCACCCAAATTCGGCGTTCATTGAAAGCGTCGAATGCAAATCTATCTGTTGCAGTGACTCAATCAATCAAAAACTGTTGTCTCAAATCGGTTTCCCTATCTTTTCCAAATGGAAACCGCGTCCTTCGTTTAGTCATGTTTTTGAGGCGAATTCTTTTCGGACGCTTGAAAATGAATCTGATCATTTCCAGCGACCGAAAGGACCGCCCAGAAATAGGGATGGCTATAAATTCCATTGCCTTCGCGGGCATCCAACATGAACTGGCGCTGAGCGTCGGCCAGTGATTCTCCAACCGGTTCTCCGTGCGAAAGCTTGTCGAGAAGAGACGCCATCAATACAGTGCCGGTCCGATCGAACACGTCCCATTTGCCGGTCACCACGCATGAGGTTCCCGATTGCAACAGGGCGCGCTGCAGGCCGAACAGATCGTCTCCTTGCATCGGCGCCTGATCGGCCAGGCCGGAATAGCAGGCGCTTAGGATGACCAGATCAGCACGCGTCTTCATGGAGTAGATCTCGCCGGCTTGAAGTAGACCGTCGGCGCCTTTTGCTTGTCCGCACCGTAGATAGCTCAGCAGCGGAGCACTGGCGACGTTCTGACCATGCGTTCCAACCAACAAGCCGCCCCGTTTTTGCAGAAGGCACTTTAGCGCCTCTTCGTCGGTCTCGTCTCCCTCCGCAATCTCGCCGATGCGATCGCCAAACGTGCGCCGTAGCGAGGCGAGGTCGCTCTCGACCCCTGGCAACGATGGTTGCCCGAGGAAGCTCGACTTGCCGAACCCATTCATCTGCGCGAGCGGCTGGTCGCCGCGACTGCGGATCCGATGATAGGCGAGTAGCGAGGGGGCTTCGACGACGCTGTCGACCTTTTCGATCAAGAAGCGGGGCTGCGGAAGCTGATAGAATTTCAGGTCGCGATCATCGGTTTCAGTCACTAGCGCGGCGAACGGCAGATAGTGGAGCACATGATGCGGCGCCACCAGCAACGAGTCCGATCCTTCAATTCGTGACGCGACCGGCGGCGGCAGCAGTCGTTCGTAGAGCCAATGCAATTGGGTCTGCCATTTCCGATCGGCCGCACGTCCCGAAGCGATCGCTTGCGAGATCTTTTGGGCCGCATGATCCATGTCCCCCAGAAAACTTCTGACCTCGGCGATCAAACGCTGGGGGCTCAAGGGCGTTCCTTCTTCGTCGACCAACGTATAGGCGGAGATCCCGGTGGAGTCGATCAGAAAGAGGTGGGCCTTCTCGGCGCCGAGGAAGTACTCGATCGCTACCAGGTCGTCAGGCCAATCGGCCAGCATTTGTTCGACGTCTTGCTCCGTTTCCGCAATCGCTTGCGAGCTGGCGTCGTTGGCGGCGAGATAGTCCTGGAGCGCTCTTCCTTTGGCCAGTTCCGCGTACTTCAGCGCCTCGGCAGGCTTGCCCGCTTCGATGAGAAGCTCAATCAGTTGTTCGTTCACGTAGGCGCGCCGGGCGAAGAAGCCGGCACGGGAAAGTCCGTACTCATCTTGCGGGATTCGCTTCCGCAGGTACTCCGATAGGGCTTGGGAGAGATAGAGATGGCGTAGCGATTCGGCGCGTAACTCGTCTGACTCCGCTTGATTCCGTTCCCCTGACTCCGCTTCGCGCCGCAGCGACAACGCCAAGATCCGGTGCGCGGTTTCTACTCCTGCGAGCGAACCGCTATCGAGGTGAAGGTCGATCGCGGCTTGGGCATGCAGCTGACAATCTTGCGGGCGACGGGCGCGATGTGCGAGTCGTGCGAGGATTTCGTGAGCGACCGCTTGACTGACCGGATCCGCGTTTTTTGGATTGTCAGCGCTGGCTACCGCTTTTGCTGCGCTTTCCGCTTGCTGCGTGGCGAGTTGCTCGCCTCGGGCAAATTTCGATTTTGGCGCGACGCCTCCGTTGAGCAACCGGATATAGTCGGCCA is a genomic window of Blastopirellula sediminis containing:
- a CDS encoding serine/threonine protein kinase, whose amino-acid sequence is MSFDREKSIFLAALEMTSGAERDAYVLQQCGDDAMLKGAVDELLAVHDRSINVLDQQTPQRLALQGKVKSAADAIAMTAAWAEDGGDSFSPQSTAAGAKIGNYVLLEMLGEGGFGQVFVAQQEQPVKRRVAIKLLKAHALSNDAIARFEAERQALAMMDHPNIARIFDGGTTPSGQPYFVMELVRGVHITTFCRDHELSVRDRLELFLDVCRAVQHAHQKGIIHRDIKPSNVLVTLHDADAVVKVIDFGVAKALDEPLTEKTIYTRFAQMIGTPMYMSPEQAEMNSLDVDTRSDIYSLGVLLYELLTEQTPFDQRRLQTASFDEMRRMIREEDPPRPSARLTANNALATTKQASRKFQGRSLASELKGDLDWVVMKALEKDRRRRYETAADMAHDVQRVLDQQPVMARPPSQWYRFTRFASRNKTVFASTVIVLLALVVGTIFSTWQAVRATVAWNQIEQERERLKEANVLLDSARANADEQRWQLALDQYSKATELSPNHYLTWSGRGALLARLNAWSLAATDYRTALELGAPANNPAWWGVPQLCRYAGDQEGYDLVCEQLRRQVDATDHGQLAMIVRGLALESRSADEMKPLADRMDEILLAHELEEFDPFFNPDRGPRGPMGDGPGGPRMGFMTGPPPGGPGPGRGPGGGPGGGPGGGPGMMREIDTYAAAAAYYRAGDSKRAIELLSNLGQRDESMMIEGLAAPVMALALHDQGETENAKKYLAIADASIEGWLEDLKDSPDRQKYPWFDFLEIYLWYDEASRAIEGHAPEVKKQLRQVELQAERQLHVSSSTSPTPKTM
- a CDS encoding helix-turn-helix transcriptional regulator; translation: MGDFERNLAEQTSCARIDLDPLASLLTFLKPQCLVTHVLPLSAGQASNCDLDGPTFHCIVEGACRLQSDGAAPHDLEQGDFVLLLRSERPTLRALRDRTLLLSGTIQSSGLDLTQALPDIPSICKSRMESRESLQSQVLPLVTDKLVTDRQGGIALANVILSLVLTETIREELRSLPLDVASWLSGMQDEALGPVLSAMLREPEAPWTVEKLASAGCMSRSTFARRFREVVGESPMDVLTAIRMRIATDLLQSSHGLKSISRQSGYGSISAFTSAFRKRYGITPSQFRKNSLIRMGFREPLESVID
- a CDS encoding trimeric intracellular cation channel family protein, which translates into the protein MTTPDASLSASILAIMYFGDIVFSISGALTAARYRMDVFGFLLIGTTTGIGGGTLRDLLLGRTVWWTQDPTELLLCVAAALLTFFFLPSDIARRRGLIWADALGLAAFCVVGCSIALEFGSPPIIAVFMGLVTATGGGVIRDVLANTQPMITSGQPYAAAALLGSLSYAVLRYLAIPEIAAEVIAFAAAFGLRGSALLFDIRMGPPGEFLRIGKPGGDPAEEDSSSG
- a CDS encoding serine/threonine protein kinase, yielding MSSSPNEGSAMRPQGNPSQPISDLQNASATPPSGDVCPIPPDKRVGWIWSEMHRRRSQGESVSANDYLTPFYLAGLTDEGEVDIIYAEYVLREQYEGPPAAEEFIQRYPRYAEALRRQLDLHEALSMPDDETELYQGNPQPAPIVESDQPLPERIGRYVVVSHLGSGSQSDVFRALHPTLECEVVIKLAKHPLNQTPDDSPHISDEAKLLASLSHPNLVRVFDLGIHEDRPFIAMEFVRGRTLQQWARSERPSPQQSAAIVAKIGQALSTAHGKGIVHLDIKPINILIDEHGEPKLIDFGLSWLQDAWKVEDVIDGKIFGTFAYMPPEQARGEVNSLDPRSDIFSLGGVLYFLLTGKAPYPMRDQYAAWMACQTAEWDRAPLYQSTIPPRLARVCEQAMSANPDDRFPNASALVQHLEQKNSQHGWLAVAAITAVLLLTAGLSAWGLWPRDMQSGDKNGEEKVATIEPALDVQVWDTERSYRLAEVVPLRNGDRVRVEAKLPADSYGSLFLVSSDGKVELLRQLEPAGKPRLLSFPEKTSEVVPLVGPNGTELILFCARRRGPIDLEEFESLWTSGDEWPSLPGMTVLRLNPEGVHVEQRDKGFGSPIDREDPESVVQERLNGLQKQLAEKMETFEGIAFTHGK
- a CDS encoding HTTM domain-containing protein translates to MIRSLFSTVVTWLRDAISGWDWFWFSPADVRLVCGMRIAVGLVLLYVYGTSFSQALDLIGPSAWIDQQAVGELMQPDEEGFAIVNAWTPSLWHYVSSPQASLSLYGLFLVIIAFYTAGLFTRVSNLLVLIGHISVIHRAFIFHYGVDNVLAMLLLYLLIAPCGARFSVDAWLRRNWRKSSVDSLPTESVGANFALRCIQLHLCVIYLCAGLAKLQGDSWWDGTAVWQVVMSNEIHLLDLRPVAHLGDFAVVTLSLILVVGTLFYECSFALLIWNPKLRPFYLITAVGLHGGIALMMGLLAFGVTMIIACCSFIPLEWIAAWDAKRASDSLESDSDADISPSAALPTP
- a CDS encoding CHAT domain-containing protein, encoding MQRRRLLIFVASVWCITLAVALGQTPPGGAILISIDADNVIVQRVSFPPTPAVLAKDGLLVWPEGIRDQWISLPATKVSPPLADPDAAPLQLAGVSRSEWIDSPQTLALLGTPLDQLVGGEIYREVAAGGIYTPADDRTLLSGRITLRRLPSSPGDPYPQDEVTLRDRTGISAKIPFPKGKRELAWSEITSLPTEWAEGLPAGEYLLRQSSGSGNLRFKVESAERREAVLQPVAAISNVVASQQDPLYLQVAVEALLDSNGRSYPVDALDLLESASKNALPKHLEQIYQQLNDELQGKATLASDVTQDATGIAEVDAARRQIRLGQWDAAEASLAKIDLSVSPRAAGLASLYHAVVMSESSSATAMEAYQAFVDAIEVLKTAKPADQFNAHNNFANFLLSQSQDALYNAARQTASNMPTPLLIGLDQWIDANEELKQSALLAERLGRQQAAVTAANQARLNSLLADYIRLLNGGVAPKSKFARGEQLATQQAESAAKAVASADNPKNADPVSQAVAHEILARLAHRARRPQDCQLHAQAAIDLHLDSGSLAGVETAHRILALSLRREAESGERNQAESDELRAESLRHLYLSQALSEYLRKRIPQDEYGLSRAGFFARRAYVNEQLIELLIEAGKPAEALKYAELAKGRALQDYLAANDASSQAIAETEQDVEQMLADWPDDLVAIEYFLGAEKAHLFLIDSTGISAYTLVDEEGTPLSPQRLIAEVRSFLGDMDHAAQKISQAIASGRAADRKWQTQLHWLYERLLPPPVASRIEGSDSLLVAPHHVLHYLPFAALVTETDDRDLKFYQLPQPRFLIEKVDSVVEAPSLLAYHRIRSRGDQPLAQMNGFGKSSFLGQPSLPGVESDLASLRRTFGDRIGEIAEGDETDEEALKCLLQKRGGLLVGTHGQNVASAPLLSYLRCGQAKGADGLLQAGEIYSMKTRADLVILSACYSGLADQAPMQGDDLFGLQRALLQSGTSCVVTGKWDVFDRTGTVLMASLLDKLSHGEPVGESLADAQRQFMLDAREGNGIYSHPYFWAVLSVAGNDQIHFQASEKNSPQKHD